A stretch of Cucumis sativus cultivar 9930 chromosome 2, Cucumber_9930_V3, whole genome shotgun sequence DNA encodes these proteins:
- the LOC101207106 gene encoding protein SAR DEFICIENT 1 isoform X3, whose translation MNMFQNALGEDSPFAFLEPLIRKVVREETEGAISKFFPSSSSSSVSESETTTAGYSLQLLFESKLPDGIFTNNPLKAEGGKPLKIQLCHANSKTIVKSGPLSSAKVDIVVIHGLFSRGREDWTEEKFNANILSERDGKRPLLAGPQSVVLKNGVGLISDLSITDNSSWIPNKKFILGAKISQKNSGEERVKPAISCPFSVKDSRGEGYTKRYPPSLQDEVWRLEKIRKDGKFHEQLSSHGILTVHDFLLLNETNQPELRRILERMSDKIWRKVLGHAKTCTMDDCTVPRCSLGWNGGLVGDLDKPIYLNRFDEQPTPKLSLTYQEAGPSSISSTLGSQPLGPGIALSQENLQICAPNTYNSEEDGARPPIFQICYNHTNQTFSQTLQPDYTEEECSFLPHSPIYFTPAPSEHGYDLLPSSSYTAETGGSRIFPYPDLGANILNGAD comes from the exons ATGAACATGTTCCAGAA TGCTCTTGGGGAGGATAGCCCGTTTGCTTTTCTCGAACCCCTGATTCGGAAAGTG GTAAGAGAAGAGACAGAAGGTGCCATTTCCAAATTTTTCCCCTCGTCTTCAAG CAGCTCAGTTAGTGAATCTGAAACAACAACAGCGGGATATAGTCTGCAGCTTCTGTTTGAAAGCAAATTGCCTGACGGAATATTCACTAACAATCCGCTGAAAGCTGAGGGCGGAAAACCATTGAAAATTCAGCTATGCCATGCCAATTCCAAGACTATTGTGAAATCGGGTCCACTGTCATCGGCCAAGGTTGATATTGTTGTCATCCATGGGTTATTTTCCAGAGGTAGAGAGGACTGGACTGAGGAGAAGTTCAATGCCAACATTTTAAGTGAAAGAGATGGCAAAAGACCTTTATTAGCAGGACCCCAGAGTGTCGTCTTGAAAAACGGGGTTGGATTAATCAGTGATCTTAGCATCACTGATAATTCCAGCTGGATACCGAACAAGAAGTTCATATTGGGAGctaaaatttcacaaaagaATTCTGGAGAAGAAAGAGTTAAGCCAGCCATAAGCTGTCCTTTTTCTGTCAAAGACAGCCGTGGAGAGG GGTATACAAAGCGTTATCCTCCTAGCTTGCAAGATGAAGTATGGCGTTTGGAGAAAATACGAAAAGATGGTAAATTCCATGAACAGCTTTCTTCGCATGGAATTCTCACGGTCCATGACTTTCTCTTGTTGAATGAAACAAATCAACCCGAGTTGCGCCGT ATACTTGAACGAATGTCAGATAAGATATGGCGAAAAGTTTTGGGTCATGCAAAAACTTGCACTATGGATGATTGCACGGTTCCTAGATGCTCACTTGGATGGAATGGg GGATTGGTTGGAGATCTGGATAAGCCAATATATCTGAACAGGTTTGATGAGCAACCAACCCCTAAACTGTCGTTGACTTACCAGGAAGCTGGTCCTTCATCTATATCTTCAACTTTAGGATCGCAACCTCTGGGACCTGGTATCGCACTTTCACAAG AAAACCTGCAAATCTGTGCTCCAAATACTTACAACAGCGAAGAAGATGGAGCACGACCTCCAATTTTCCAAATCTGTTACAATCACACAAATCAAACTTTTTCTCAAACACTGCAGCCTGATTACACTGAGGAAGAGTGTTCTTTTCTGCCACACTCTCCAATTTACTTCACTCCAGCACCAAGCGAGCATGGATATGATTTGCTTCCTTCTTCGAGTTATACAGCAGAGACTGGGGGGAGTAGAATTTTCCCTTATCCGGATCTCGGGGCTAATATCTTAAATGGAGCAGATTAA
- the LOC101207106 gene encoding protein SAR DEFICIENT 1 isoform X2: MVQKRPFHVYGGEFGTSNQVPKRMNMFQNALGEDSPFAFLEPLIRKVVREETEGAISKFFPSSSSSVSESETTTAGYSLQLLFESKLPDGIFTNNPLKAEGGKPLKIQLCHANSKTIVKSGPLSSAKVDIVVIHGLFSRGREDWTEEKFNANILSERDGKRPLLAGPQSVVLKNGVGLISDLSITDNSSWIPNKKFILGAKISQKNSGEERVKPAISCPFSVKDSRGEGYTKRYPPSLQDEVWRLEKIRKDGKFHEQLSSHGILTVHDFLLLNETNQPELRRILERMSDKIWRKVLGHAKTCTMDDCTVPRCSLGWNGGLVGDLDKPIYLNRFDEQPTPKLSLTYQEAGPSSISSTLGSQPLGPGIALSQENLQICAPNTYNSEEDGARPPIFQICYNHTNQTFSQTLQPDYTEEECSFLPHSPIYFTPAPSEHGYDLLPSSSYTAETGGSRIFPYPDLGANILNGAD, translated from the exons ATGGTACAGAAGAGGCCTTTTCATGTCTACGGTGGTGAGTTTGGAACTTCGAATCAAGTGCCAAAGCGAATGAACATGTTCCAGAA TGCTCTTGGGGAGGATAGCCCGTTTGCTTTTCTCGAACCCCTGATTCGGAAAGTG GTAAGAGAAGAGACAGAAGGTGCCATTTCCAAATTTTTCCCCTCGTCTTCAAG CTCAGTTAGTGAATCTGAAACAACAACAGCGGGATATAGTCTGCAGCTTCTGTTTGAAAGCAAATTGCCTGACGGAATATTCACTAACAATCCGCTGAAAGCTGAGGGCGGAAAACCATTGAAAATTCAGCTATGCCATGCCAATTCCAAGACTATTGTGAAATCGGGTCCACTGTCATCGGCCAAGGTTGATATTGTTGTCATCCATGGGTTATTTTCCAGAGGTAGAGAGGACTGGACTGAGGAGAAGTTCAATGCCAACATTTTAAGTGAAAGAGATGGCAAAAGACCTTTATTAGCAGGACCCCAGAGTGTCGTCTTGAAAAACGGGGTTGGATTAATCAGTGATCTTAGCATCACTGATAATTCCAGCTGGATACCGAACAAGAAGTTCATATTGGGAGctaaaatttcacaaaagaATTCTGGAGAAGAAAGAGTTAAGCCAGCCATAAGCTGTCCTTTTTCTGTCAAAGACAGCCGTGGAGAGG GGTATACAAAGCGTTATCCTCCTAGCTTGCAAGATGAAGTATGGCGTTTGGAGAAAATACGAAAAGATGGTAAATTCCATGAACAGCTTTCTTCGCATGGAATTCTCACGGTCCATGACTTTCTCTTGTTGAATGAAACAAATCAACCCGAGTTGCGCCGT ATACTTGAACGAATGTCAGATAAGATATGGCGAAAAGTTTTGGGTCATGCAAAAACTTGCACTATGGATGATTGCACGGTTCCTAGATGCTCACTTGGATGGAATGGg GGATTGGTTGGAGATCTGGATAAGCCAATATATCTGAACAGGTTTGATGAGCAACCAACCCCTAAACTGTCGTTGACTTACCAGGAAGCTGGTCCTTCATCTATATCTTCAACTTTAGGATCGCAACCTCTGGGACCTGGTATCGCACTTTCACAAG AAAACCTGCAAATCTGTGCTCCAAATACTTACAACAGCGAAGAAGATGGAGCACGACCTCCAATTTTCCAAATCTGTTACAATCACACAAATCAAACTTTTTCTCAAACACTGCAGCCTGATTACACTGAGGAAGAGTGTTCTTTTCTGCCACACTCTCCAATTTACTTCACTCCAGCACCAAGCGAGCATGGATATGATTTGCTTCCTTCTTCGAGTTATACAGCAGAGACTGGGGGGAGTAGAATTTTCCCTTATCCGGATCTCGGGGCTAATATCTTAAATGGAGCAGATTAA
- the LOC101207106 gene encoding protein SAR DEFICIENT 1 isoform X1, giving the protein MVQKRPFHVYGGEFGTSNQVPKRMNMFQNALGEDSPFAFLEPLIRKVVREETEGAISKFFPSSSSSSVSESETTTAGYSLQLLFESKLPDGIFTNNPLKAEGGKPLKIQLCHANSKTIVKSGPLSSAKVDIVVIHGLFSRGREDWTEEKFNANILSERDGKRPLLAGPQSVVLKNGVGLISDLSITDNSSWIPNKKFILGAKISQKNSGEERVKPAISCPFSVKDSRGEGYTKRYPPSLQDEVWRLEKIRKDGKFHEQLSSHGILTVHDFLLLNETNQPELRRILERMSDKIWRKVLGHAKTCTMDDCTVPRCSLGWNGGLVGDLDKPIYLNRFDEQPTPKLSLTYQEAGPSSISSTLGSQPLGPGIALSQENLQICAPNTYNSEEDGARPPIFQICYNHTNQTFSQTLQPDYTEEECSFLPHSPIYFTPAPSEHGYDLLPSSSYTAETGGSRIFPYPDLGANILNGAD; this is encoded by the exons ATGGTACAGAAGAGGCCTTTTCATGTCTACGGTGGTGAGTTTGGAACTTCGAATCAAGTGCCAAAGCGAATGAACATGTTCCAGAA TGCTCTTGGGGAGGATAGCCCGTTTGCTTTTCTCGAACCCCTGATTCGGAAAGTG GTAAGAGAAGAGACAGAAGGTGCCATTTCCAAATTTTTCCCCTCGTCTTCAAG CAGCTCAGTTAGTGAATCTGAAACAACAACAGCGGGATATAGTCTGCAGCTTCTGTTTGAAAGCAAATTGCCTGACGGAATATTCACTAACAATCCGCTGAAAGCTGAGGGCGGAAAACCATTGAAAATTCAGCTATGCCATGCCAATTCCAAGACTATTGTGAAATCGGGTCCACTGTCATCGGCCAAGGTTGATATTGTTGTCATCCATGGGTTATTTTCCAGAGGTAGAGAGGACTGGACTGAGGAGAAGTTCAATGCCAACATTTTAAGTGAAAGAGATGGCAAAAGACCTTTATTAGCAGGACCCCAGAGTGTCGTCTTGAAAAACGGGGTTGGATTAATCAGTGATCTTAGCATCACTGATAATTCCAGCTGGATACCGAACAAGAAGTTCATATTGGGAGctaaaatttcacaaaagaATTCTGGAGAAGAAAGAGTTAAGCCAGCCATAAGCTGTCCTTTTTCTGTCAAAGACAGCCGTGGAGAGG GGTATACAAAGCGTTATCCTCCTAGCTTGCAAGATGAAGTATGGCGTTTGGAGAAAATACGAAAAGATGGTAAATTCCATGAACAGCTTTCTTCGCATGGAATTCTCACGGTCCATGACTTTCTCTTGTTGAATGAAACAAATCAACCCGAGTTGCGCCGT ATACTTGAACGAATGTCAGATAAGATATGGCGAAAAGTTTTGGGTCATGCAAAAACTTGCACTATGGATGATTGCACGGTTCCTAGATGCTCACTTGGATGGAATGGg GGATTGGTTGGAGATCTGGATAAGCCAATATATCTGAACAGGTTTGATGAGCAACCAACCCCTAAACTGTCGTTGACTTACCAGGAAGCTGGTCCTTCATCTATATCTTCAACTTTAGGATCGCAACCTCTGGGACCTGGTATCGCACTTTCACAAG AAAACCTGCAAATCTGTGCTCCAAATACTTACAACAGCGAAGAAGATGGAGCACGACCTCCAATTTTCCAAATCTGTTACAATCACACAAATCAAACTTTTTCTCAAACACTGCAGCCTGATTACACTGAGGAAGAGTGTTCTTTTCTGCCACACTCTCCAATTTACTTCACTCCAGCACCAAGCGAGCATGGATATGATTTGCTTCCTTCTTCGAGTTATACAGCAGAGACTGGGGGGAGTAGAATTTTCCCTTATCCGGATCTCGGGGCTAATATCTTAAATGGAGCAGATTAA